atagtaattatattaagaaaattaaggggtaataagtGAGCTTGAGCTAAACCCGATTAATGCTTACAACCTGAATATTATATAAGATGAGTATGAGCTTTACATTTATGAACCCGAAACTCATAGCCCGAAACtcgaaaatgtttcaaattaaATGGGCTGAACTTGAACTCCTCAAACCCCGGCTCATTAGGCCCGATTGACAGGCCTAGTTTTTGGAGATAAatgaaaaacatatttttagggttaattacactTTACTCCTCAAGCTTTTGCCTGAATTGTACTTTACCCCTTCTGAACCAAATTAATGGGCACTTATCTCCTTTGAAAAATTCCACTGTacaaaaatatacaaatacaTGATGTGGATTTTTCCTTTAACAAAAATGCCCTCCTTGAGAGGGTATCCCTGacgttattattttttattttatttctattACTGTTTTTACTCCTTTCGTTCTGCTTCTTGACTAAAAAGATGTTTGTAGATGTAAACATTTTTGCCGTTCAACTTATATAGCATTTCTGTTCGTTCTTTTCAGCTAAATGCataaggccaaaaaaaaaaaaaaaagaaaaattcaaatgtaCTTTCCATTAGTTTTTGAGTGCTCAGTAGCCAAACAAGGTAAATTGAAAATTAGTATGCAAAATATTTTGTATGGTATAAATGTTTAATCAAGAATTATGTCATTTAAGTAATGTGTAAAattaagtgttttttttttgttggtcaCATAAGTCCTGTTTGACAAGTAAGTTTTTTAGATGtttatctaaaactttactgtaacttactgtagaagttgtaaaaatttttttgaagtgtgtaaatttttggatattttgaagtgtatagtttaaaattttttagaagttttttgagattactatagttaaaattattgaaaaaaacGTGTAGCAGACAAACTTTTTCAAAAACCTGCTTGTCAAACAAGTCATAGTCTGACGCACGCACAATTATTTATATATCAAATGTTTTTTGGTGAGTATATGATGTTTAGTagctttttgaaattttcattttattagaAAGAATCATTTTTAAAAACTTAAACTTTTTATTTAGCCTAGAACTAGTAAGATTCAACCTTCTGACTCATTTACATATCCAAGCATTGAACTTATCACATTTCACTAGACGTTGCCAATTTATTAcatgtttgtttattttttcttgaataatttatttggttgctgaaaaaattgaaacaaaatgAAAAGGGTCAGTTCATTCTCGGGATGAGTTTAATCGTACTTATGCTTGTTGAAATAGAtataaatgataaataaattagAAAAGGCAAAGTGGATGAGTTTTAGAGTATTCTTGGGGTCACTAGAAGTcatgataaataaataagaccGTGGGGTAAAGTTGATAATTTCTGTTATATATTGGCCTGAAGTAGAAATTGATCATTTCTGTTCATGTTTATTTCACAGGAGCAAGAGGCAAGGTAGTCTAGCGATGTAGTAATTGTTATGTGAAGTAGAAATTGTGAATTGCCATAAGATTCAGTTGTTGAATTTTTGGAAGACGCATAAACTACTCTTGCACATAAATAAAATGGTGAAATTACCTTTtcaccaacaacaaaaacactGATAAGGCTGTTTAACACAATAAAAGTACCACACGAACTTCAAACAAATGGCTCAACTTGAAGAAACGGTGATATATCATTAATATTCTGACCCAACAATTCAAGATATGAAGCTGCTGCTTCTCTGGTAAAGCTGGATCAATCAACTACTAGCTTCTTGGTGTAAACCTTCTTCAGTTTGTCATCTCCCAGGAGTACGTATAATTGCAGATGTTTCTTCTCTGTTCACGAGAATAAGAGAAATTGTCATACGTTAGCAGAATTTGAACTGTGAATGGATCTTTTATGAGTAAATTTCAGAGATGAATAAGTTATCAAAGAGAAAAAGTTTTAATCGTCACCAGAGTGGTATCAACTGCAAGCTTGAATTGATCTTGCATGACTGAATGAGAATGAGCTGTGACTCGGTTGGGTATCATATCTGGGTACTGGCATAACTGTTTCAAAAGCTTCAACAAGCAATGCAACCTTCTTCTTGCGCGCTGGACCAAGTTTGTTGACTGCCTTTTGAATAGCATAATCCAGCATCCATTCGTCTGCATTTCTCCTTTCATCGATTGTTTGATGCCTGAGATCAACCTTCTCTGCTTCCGGGTCAGGCTCCAGTGGCAGAAAATTTGGTGCTTTTGGATTGAATTCTTTCAATTCCTGGTACTCTTCAGTAGATCTTTTGCATCCAGTTCTCCAGCTCCTCCTTTTGCATGTTTCAGCCAATTCTTGACATGAAAGGCTTCTCTTACGGTCATTTTGTGTACCGCCACATGCATTCTTGGGTGTGGGGTTTGCTTTTTCTCCTCCTAAATCAGCAGATGCTATCGTTTTGAAGTTCCCagcttcattttcttccaagcAATTTAGATTTTCGCAACCACTGCTTATGGAGTTGTCATGAGCTGATTGATCTGGAGCTCCTTTTGTTAGTTCCATATTTGCCAAAGTTCGATCTGATTTTCCACCAATTCGAATGTCCTCCAGGTTATTGTCCTTGCAATCCTTTGCTGACATGTCCCCGGTGGCCTCAGCTGAACTATGCAGAGAAATGCAAATTTCAATCTTGGTAGGTGCTTTAAAAGGATCACCTTGCTCATTCTCTTCCATCCCATCTTCACAACTTTCTTCAATCATATCATGAAAATCTTGCGAATCTGGGCCCCGTACCTGTTCGGCTTCAACATCATTCTGCACAATTCCATCCTTGAGATAATCAATGAGATCCTGTGTCTTGATAGGCTCGAAAGATTCATCTTTAAACTGAAGACCTAATTCATCATGACTTCCATCATCAAGCCCTTCAACATAATCCTCTGCCCAATAATCTGAAAATGAACTTGCTTTAGAGCTCACACTTTCTCTATCAATGGATTCTTCATCAGATGATTGTTTCAGGATCGTACCTGCCTGAATTTCCCCAAAGCACCTATTTGTAATAGCTGATTTGAAAATGGATACTTCAGGAATTATACAGCTTCCAAACTCAGGTGAATCTCGTCCTAAATCAGAATCTTGGATGCTTTGCAGTGAACTGTCAGGTTCATAATCAAGATCCATAGTTGAGTAACTCTCTGCCTCACAATAATCAGCCACTTCAATGACTGATGAAGCAGCATCAATGATTTTGCTGCTATCATCATGAGAATCCATCTCAGAGAAAGGGGATTCATCTGATGGTATTGCAAGAACTTGTCTGTTGTCAACTTGTGTTGGTGTTTCACCACCACTTGGTCTTCCCTCAACTGCAGGCCTGATATGGTTGAGAGAAGAATCAGTGATATCAACTTTAGTTTCCCTTCCTTTACCGTAAATCTGAACGAAGAAATCAGTTTGCTTTTCTTCTATGACTGGGCTACTCATTGAACTGTCCCATGGTTCTTGAGATGAAGATTTCTCATGGTTCTGCTCAACCTGAATTTCTTCCGTACTGCTGCTAACCGGCTTTGATCGTCGTGGGGAGAGACATCCCAGTTTGAAACTTCTTTGAGTATTCAGCAGGCGCCTTCTTGCAGACAAGAAGCTTTTTAATGGTGGTAAAGGAGGATGATGATGACCATTCAAAGAACAGTAAGTATAGGGGCAGACTTTCATGACAGAGGTTCCTTCTGCTTCTGTTGCTCCGGAACTAAGTGCAAGgtaagctggaaattttgagTCCTTCAAAGTTGAAGAACAGGTTGTTCTCTGAACATTTAGATTTTCACTTAGGACAAGAGGGGAGCATTTTTTGGCTGAAGCTCTTGCTGGTTTAAAACTAGTTGTTTTTGTTAGTGTCCTAACTAATTTTGAACTGGATGTCCTACCTAAAACTCTTGCTGCCTTGTGAACAGAACctgagctcatttttgagctATTTGAATCCTTCCTGCCTGAGCTTTGACTATCAAAGAGAGTTTGAAGGTTCCTGGAACTCACCTGAGAACGTTCTTTCCTTGCATCAGAACTGGTAGTTGCCTTCATATAGTTTGGTGTTGTTTCTGATGTTTTGACCGGGGACTTCTGTGGGGATGCAGAGGTGTTTGGAAATactggaggtggtggtggctTTCCAGGCTGAGGTACTTGCCTTCTCATATTTGGCGAACCAAGGCGTTCAAGATCAGAAAGCTTGATTGGTCTtgatttcttcattttcttcttcaaatcaGCTCCTTTGTTTTTGGCATCCTGATGCTGCAGAGTTGATGGTTTGAGGTTCACCAACAGCTTGTTGGATTTATCCTGATCAGCATGGATACCAAGCTTGTTGCTCACCTTTCTTTGCACCATCTTTAGAGGAAATCTCAAAGCAGAAACATGAGTTTTGATAGATTTCAAGGGAATTTTTTCTTCCCCTTGAGACGGAGATTTCTGCCtccagaagaaaagaaaacgggtTCCCTTTTGGTTTTCTGTTGTCAGCAGAACATGAATAGAGACATCTTGAAATCCCAACAACTGGAGATTCCAAGTCTGCTGGTTTACTGTGGGTGGCTTTTCTTTAGGTGTATTTCCAAG
This portion of the Coffea arabica cultivar ET-39 chromosome 2e, Coffea Arabica ET-39 HiFi, whole genome shotgun sequence genome encodes:
- the LOC113732482 gene encoding uncharacterized protein isoform X1 — translated: MVQRKVSNKLGIHADQDKSNKLLVNLKPSTLQHQDAKNKGADLKKKMKKSRPIKLSDLERLGSPNMRRQVPQPGKPPPPPVFPNTSASPQKSPVKTSETTPNYMKATTSSDARKERSQVSSRNLQTLFDSQSSGRKDSNSSKMSSGSVHKAARVLGRTSSSKLVRTLTKTTSFKPARASAKKCSPLVLSENLNVQRTTCSSTLKDSKFPAYLALSSGATEAEGTSVMKVCPYTYCSLNGHHHPPLPPLKSFLSARRRLLNTQRSFKLGCLSPRRSKPVSSSTEEIQVEQNHEKSSSQEPWDSSMSSPVIEEKQTDFFVQIYGKGRETKVDITDSSLNHIRPAVEGRPSGGETPTQVDNRQVLAIPSDESPFSEMDSHDDSSKIIDAASSVIEVADYCEAESYSTMDLDYEPDSSLQSIQDSDLGRDSPEFGSCIIPEVSIFKSAITNRCFGEIQAGTILKQSSDEESIDRESVSSKASSFSDYWAEDYVEGLDDGSHDELGLQFKDESFEPIKTQDLIDYLKDGIVQNDVEAEQVRGPDSQDFHDMIEESCEDGMEENEQGDPFKAPTKIEICISLHSSAEATGDMSAKDCKDNNLEDIRIGGKSDRTLANMELTKGAPDQSAHDNSISSGCENLNCLEENEAGNFKTIASADLGGEKANPTPKNACGGTQNDRKRSLSCQELAETCKRRSWRTGCKRSTEEYQELKEFNPKAPNFLPLEPDPEAEKVDLRHQTIDERRNADEWMLDYAIQKAVNKLGPARKKKVALLVEAFETVMPVPRYDTQPSHSSFSFSHARSIQACS
- the LOC113732482 gene encoding uncharacterized protein isoform X2, with the translated sequence MVQRKVSNKLGIHADQDKSNKLLVNLKPSTLQHQDAKNKGADLKKKMKKSRPIKLSDLERLGSPNMRRQVPQPGKPPPPPVFPNTSASPQKSPVKTSETTPNYMKATTSSDARKERSQVSSRNLQTLFDSQSSGRKDSNSSKMSSGSVHKAARVLGRTSSSKLVRTLTKTTSFKPARASAKKCSPLVLSENLNVQRTTCSSTLKDSKFPAYLALSSGATEAEGTSVMKVCPYTYCSLNGHHHPPLPPLKSFLSARRRLLNTQRSFKLGCLSPRRSKPVSSSTEEIQVEQNHEKSSSQEPWDSSMSSPVIEEKQTDFFVQIYGKGRETKVDITDSSLNHIRPAVEGRPSGGETPTQVDNRQVLAIPSDESPFSEMDSHDDSSKIIDAASSVIEVADYCEAESYSTMDLDYEPDSSLQSIQDSDLGRDSPEFGSCIIPEVSIFKSAITNRCFGEIQADYWAEDYVEGLDDGSHDELGLQFKDESFEPIKTQDLIDYLKDGIVQNDVEAEQVRGPDSQDFHDMIEESCEDGMEENEQGDPFKAPTKIEICISLHSSAEATGDMSAKDCKDNNLEDIRIGGKSDRTLANMELTKGAPDQSAHDNSISSGCENLNCLEENEAGNFKTIASADLGGEKANPTPKNACGGTQNDRKRSLSCQELAETCKRRSWRTGCKRSTEEYQELKEFNPKAPNFLPLEPDPEAEKVDLRHQTIDERRNADEWMLDYAIQKAVNKLGPARKKKVALLVEAFETVMPVPRYDTQPSHSSFSFSHARSIQACS